A section of the Myxocyprinus asiaticus isolate MX2 ecotype Aquarium Trade chromosome 22, UBuf_Myxa_2, whole genome shotgun sequence genome encodes:
- the tmx2a gene encoding LOW QUALITY PROTEIN: thioredoxin-related transmembrane protein 2-A (The sequence of the model RefSeq protein was modified relative to this genomic sequence to represent the inferred CDS: inserted 1 base in 1 codon), with protein MFLSAIVMMKYRRAITLEQYIGNIFLFSKVTNVMLFSRCVWVNVCTVFMIACKPPIYMGDEYIKYFSDTTIEKELERDSRVTWXVEFYANWSPECQSFAPIFDDLSLKYNCLGLKFGKVDIGQYGAVSEKYKVNPSPFSKQLPCMLLLHGGREVMRHLQVDKKGRAVAWTFTENI; from the exons ATGTTTCTCAGTGCAATTGTCATGATGAAGTATCGAAGAGCGA taaCTCTGGAGCAATATATAGGGAATATCTTTCTCTTCAGTAAGGTGACTAATGTGATGTTGTTCTCACGCTGTGTGTGGGTAAATGTATGTA CAGTGTTCATGATTGCATGTAAACCACCAATCTACATGGGCGATGAGTACATCAAATACTTCAGTGACACAACCATAGAG AAAGAACTGGAGAGAGACAGTCGTGTGACAT ATGTTGAGTTTTATGCCAACTGGTCTCCAGAGTGTCAGTCATTTGCCCCCATATTTGATGATCTGTCACTtaa GTATAACTGCTTAGGCCTCAAATTTGGGAAAGTGGACATCGGACAATATGGAGCAGTTTCAGAGAA GTATAAGGTAAACCCCTCCCCATTTTCTaagcagctgccctgcatgttgCTGCTACACGGTGGACGAGAGGTTATGCGTCACCTTCAAGTGGACAAAAAGGGAAGAGCCGTTGCCTGGACTTTCACAGAG AACATCTGA